From Fulvivirga lutea:
ACATTTTCTCTTTCCTTTTGATCTAAATCTGAATGAATCTCTTCAGATGCAATGTCATGCTTCTTTAATTCTCTATTTAAGGCTTTAGCACTCGATTTTGTGCTGCAAAAAATAATGACACTTTGAAGTTTTTTAGCTTTCAATAAATGCTTCACCAATTCAATCTTTTGGGTATCATACACTGAAAAAGCAACCTGAACCACCCTTTCTGCTGGTTTTGAAATGGCTATGTTAATTTCAGCCGGATCGTTCTTTAATAGCTTACGTGCCAAATCCCGTATTTTGTTTGGCATTGTTGCTGAAAACATGAGGCTCTGGCGTTCTTTCGGAAGCTTATTCACAATTTTCATGATATCTTCATTAAAGCCCATATCCAACATTCTGTCGGCTTCATCAAGGATTAAGAACCCTAACTTATCCCACTTAACATAGCCCATATTTAAATGTGCAATTAGTCTACCAGGCGTGCCTATTATAATATCAGCCCCATTCATCAGTGCTTTCTTTTCCTGAGAAAATTCAGAACCATCTCCACCACCATATACCGCCAATGAACTTATAGATGTATAATAAGATAAACCTTCCAGCTGCTGATCTATTTGCGTGGCCAGTTCCCGTGTGGGCACAATAATTAGTGCCTTTACAAATTCATCATGCGGCAGGTTCATAATCTTGTTTATAACCGGCAATAAAAAGGCAGCAGTTTTTCCTGTGCCGGTTTGTGCTGATGCAATTAGGTCCCTTCCTTCTAAAATTAACGGGATTGTTTGTTCTTGAACAGGTGTAGTTTCTTTGAAGCCCATGGCTTCAATACCTTCCACCAATTTGTCTTCAAGGTTTAGGTCTTTAAATTTTACAGGCATTTATTACTCATTAAGCTCGCAATTTAGCTAAAAATAGTAGAATAGCTGTGAGTAAAAAATTATCATTGTACATCAATCAGACAACCCAATGAAGTTCAAACATATTATTTTTGACTGTGATGGTGTGCTTGTAGATAGCGAAATTGTTGCTGCTGAAGTAATGGCCCCGGTATTAAGCACTTTTGGTTTGTCCATAACTGTAAAACACTATTTAGCTAATTATACAGGCAAAACCTTCAGACATATATTTGAGCAATTTAAGATTGATCAGCGAGTGGATATTGATATGCTCATAAAGAATGTGGAGGAGCGTGTTTATAGCGACATTAGGCCGGTTGATGGCATTGTTGAAGTAGTGAAGTCGATAGAACTTCCAAAATCTGTGGTGTCAAATAGTGGCTTAAGCCAAATAAAGCATGCCGTTGAAAGTGTTGAATTATCAGAGCAATTTCTCTTTCAATTTTCATCGTCTCAGGTAAGTATGCCTAAGCCTAGCCCTGAGGTTTACCTTTATGCATCCAAAAAGCTGGAATTGAAGCCGCAGGACTGCTTAGTAATTGAAGACAGCATCAGCGGTTGTACTGCAGCATTAGAAGCCGGAATGACTGTGATTGGCTTCTGTGGTGGCAAACATATTACCCCTAAGCATAAAGTATTGCTCAAAGAATTAGGCGTTCATGATTTGGCTTTGAACTCAAAGGAACTGAATCAAAAAATCTCTAAAATGACAAAAAGCGAATCGGTCTAGCCAATTCGCTTTTTGATTATAATGCCAAATTAATTTCAGCTTGGTATACTTACCCTTTAAACTTGCTGATATCCATAGCTACCAGCATTACTTTGTTAATACTGCCATCTCTGCCTTTTATAGGAGCGTAATTCTCAGCCAGCCATACAACCTTACCGCCTTTTCCTAAACGACTGAATTCGCCCGTTTTAGACCTTCCGGCAGCCAGATCTTTCCAGAACTGTCTGTACTCATCGCTTGCTTTATCGTCTTTATTAACAAAAATTCTATGACTTTCGCCTTGAATCTCATCTTTGAAATAACCCGTTAAATCCAGGAAGTTCTGATTGGCATTAAGTATTGTTCCATGCTCATCAAACTCAATAATGGCCACTGAACTGTTAATAGCTTCCATCGTAGATTCTGCTTCAGATTGTCCACGTTGCATCTCTTCCTGAGTGGCTTGCAACTCTTCCATATTCTGGCGCATCTCCTCTTCCTGAGATCTCATCTGCTCGGTCATTTCTTGCGACTCTTCTAACAGCTTTTGAGTAGTAGCATTGATTTTAACAGAAGAAACTGTAGAAGCTATACTCTCTGCGATTTTTTGAACAAACTCAATTTCATAGTCTTCAAACATTTTAAAAGAAGCTATTTCAACCACACCATAAATCTCTTCGTTCACTTTTAATGGCACGATTAGTACACTCTTAGGATTCGCGTCCCCTAGCCCTGATGTGATTCTAATGTAGTTGTCAGGAACTTCAGTTAGATAGATTGTATCCATTTCCTGCCATACCTGACCGGAAAGGCCTTCTCCCTTATGTATCTTTTGATCAATGTATTTTTTCTTATCCCAGGCATAGCAAGCCATTAATGTCATAAATGGTTCGCCACTTTCTGAGTCGTCAATAATATAAATTCCTCCTTGGTTACAACCCATGTAGGTTACCAGGTTTCTGATGATATCATCGCAAAGCTTTTCAATGTTATCATTATTTCTACGTAGGATATCTCCAAATTTGGCCAACCCTTCTGTAGACCAGTTACGTTTTTTATCTTCTTCAGCTACTCTTGCTAGGTTACTGCGCATTTCAAGAAGCGCATTACCCAACACATCATGATCACTCAATGGCTTAAATTCAGAATCGTATTTTCCATTACCTATGTTCTCAGCAAATATGGTGGTAGACCTTAGACCTTGAATTAGATTATCCATGGCAATGGCCATTTCACCAATTTCATCATTGTTAAATTTCTTGCCCTGATCTTCCACAAGCTCACCTTTACCAAGCTTAACAACCACATCTTTAATATAATTGATTGGGTTGGTAATAGATCTAGCCATAAAGTAGGCGCTAAGCAGGCCAATAAGTATGATAATAGCTCCAAGTATAATGGTGATACTCCTCAGCCGAACTGTAGCATCAGTCAAAGCCTCGTCAGACTCTTGCGTCACTTCTTGCTGCATTTGAGCCACTTTATCAAGCTTTTCAATAATTGATGCTGTCATTGGTATAACCTGACTTTCGATGGCATCTTCTGCTAATAACTTCACTAGCGGGTCTTCGTAATTCTCAAAGGTTACGAGCTGACTCATAATGTCCTTTTCAATTTCAAGAAGAGCTTCAAATTCCGCTTTGACGGTATCCATTAAATATCTTTGACTGTCGATTTCCCATGATTTTTGAAGATCTTCTATACGATCTTTTAAAGCTGGATAATCCTGAGAGTGCAACACCTTAAGTGCTTCCTTATCATCAACATTATACTGCACATACACCCAGTTAATACTTAGCATTTTTGAGCGTGTTACAAGCAGTTTAAAGTCGCTAATTGCTTCTTTACTTGGTCTTATTATTTCTGAAGACTTCTTTACAACCTGATCTATACCATTACCAGTAATAAATATTACAGCGGCATTAAGCACAAATAAGATTATTAGGATTAGGAAACCTCCAAAAATTTTGTTTCCAATGTTTAGTTTAAACTTTCGCATATTTCGCTGATTGAGTACTTAAGTTTTAAATTACAATTGCCAGTCTGGATAATTCTGATGAAACCTTCAATTGTGCTTCATCAACCGATGATTTATTTAGTTCAAATGCTAATTTACCATTTCTCTCCACAAAATTAATTCCGCTGCCTTCCATGCCTAACCCTTCCTTCTCAGATATTATTAGTGTATTATTTGATAATGCCTTTGCCTTAACTTCTGTAAGCATTTCAGAAGCCGATTTTGATATAAACAGAATATTGGTGCCAGAAACATCTCCGGTTCCATTAAATTTCTTAATAACAATTGATCTTGCGCCTGCTTTCTTGCTGGCGGCCATCTTTTCTAAGTGTTCAATGATTGGCGAATCACCAAGGACACCAATAGTAAAATCTCCTTCATTTAACGGAGCAGGCCATTGGATATAACGTATAAAACTGTAGATATAAACTGTGTGGAGCTGATAACTTTGAGCGCTAGCGACAACTGCACCTAAGCTTAGTAAGGCAGTGATTATCCATTTACTGAAACCAACTTTTAACATACTGAGAGTAAATTAACCTGCAATTAATTTAATTTCAAAAATTAACTTCAAAATAGCAATTATAAATCACAATTAGCTCGTTTCTAGTGTTTTAAATTTGCTGTCAACTAGCAGACAATACATTGGGCTTTCAAAACCTTTTTATCTGATAGTAGTTAAGACAAGTATCAAATGAAACAACAATATGGTACGCGAAACACTATTATCTTTAACGTTAATTTTAAGTTTGATTTCCTGTAGCAAGAGTCAGGAAACTACAAAATCGATGGTAAAGAAAAGTTCCACTGACAAAATTGAAAAAACAGATGAAGAGTGGAAAAAAGAACTCACCGATGAAGAATATTATGTGCTTCGGGAAAAAGGAACTGAAAGAGCATTTACGGGAGATTTGTGGGATAATCATGAAGAAGGAACATATTACTGCGCAGCTTGCCAGACAAAGCTGTTTAGCTCTAAAACAAAGTTTGAGTCAGGCACAGGCTGGCCAAGTTTTTATGAGCCTATCAATGAGGAAAATGTTGAAATAGTGAAAGACACTTCGTTTGGAATGGTTCGAGAAGAAGTGGTATGTGCACGATGTGGTGGGCATTTAGGCCACGTGTTTAATGATGGGCCTGAGCCAACCGGTTTAAGATATTGCATTAATTCAGTAAGCCTGGATTTTGAAAAAGACGATAAATAAAAAAGGGCGACAAAGTCGCCCTTTTACTTTTTCTATAGTTAAACATTAACCTTTGTATTCATCCAACGCATTTTTAATTAACGCTCTCAAATGAGACTTATGCGCTCTAGAAAGTGTATTCCCTGAACTATTAGTAGCCTTTCGGTCTATGGCATTTAAATTATAAAGCACCATTGACTTAGCATGGTTTGAATAACTGCTCGACTTATCCTTAAGTAAAATCTCTGTGAGCATTTTAGTATATTCTATCTGGAGGTTTTGTCGGAACGTATTCACATTTCCGCTAATGTCTGCATCAAAAATAGCAGAATTCAAATCTGTCATAAACTCACCTAATTGATACGAATTACCATAAAGTTCA
This genomic window contains:
- a CDS encoding DEAD/DEAH box helicase; the protein is MPVKFKDLNLEDKLVEGIEAMGFKETTPVQEQTIPLILEGRDLIASAQTGTGKTAAFLLPVINKIMNLPHDEFVKALIIVPTRELATQIDQQLEGLSYYTSISSLAVYGGGDGSEFSQEKKALMNGADIIIGTPGRLIAHLNMGYVKWDKLGFLILDEADRMLDMGFNEDIMKIVNKLPKERQSLMFSATMPNKIRDLARKLLKNDPAEINIAISKPAERVVQVAFSVYDTQKIELVKHLLKAKKLQSVIIFCSTKSSAKALNRELKKHDIASEEIHSDLDQKERENVLRSFKNKKLNVLVATDILSRGIDVEDIELVINYDVPNEGEDYIHRIGRTARAASKGAAFTFVNEKEQRKFYQIEELLGDPVPKAKLPAHLGEGPVYDPSKFTRSSNRKSKSRNSKRN
- a CDS encoding HAD family hydrolase translates to MKFKHIIFDCDGVLVDSEIVAAEVMAPVLSTFGLSITVKHYLANYTGKTFRHIFEQFKIDQRVDIDMLIKNVEERVYSDIRPVDGIVEVVKSIELPKSVVSNSGLSQIKHAVESVELSEQFLFQFSSSQVSMPKPSPEVYLYASKKLELKPQDCLVIEDSISGCTAALEAGMTVIGFCGGKHITPKHKVLLKELGVHDLALNSKELNQKISKMTKSESV
- a CDS encoding PAS domain S-box protein: MRKFKLNIGNKIFGGFLILIILFVLNAAVIFITGNGIDQVVKKSSEIIRPSKEAISDFKLLVTRSKMLSINWVYVQYNVDDKEALKVLHSQDYPALKDRIEDLQKSWEIDSQRYLMDTVKAEFEALLEIEKDIMSQLVTFENYEDPLVKLLAEDAIESQVIPMTASIIEKLDKVAQMQQEVTQESDEALTDATVRLRSITIILGAIIILIGLLSAYFMARSITNPINYIKDVVVKLGKGELVEDQGKKFNNDEIGEMAIAMDNLIQGLRSTTIFAENIGNGKYDSEFKPLSDHDVLGNALLEMRSNLARVAEEDKKRNWSTEGLAKFGDILRRNNDNIEKLCDDIIRNLVTYMGCNQGGIYIIDDSESGEPFMTLMACYAWDKKKYIDQKIHKGEGLSGQVWQEMDTIYLTEVPDNYIRITSGLGDANPKSVLIVPLKVNEEIYGVVEIASFKMFEDYEIEFVQKIAESIASTVSSVKINATTQKLLEESQEMTEQMRSQEEEMRQNMEELQATQEEMQRGQSEAESTMEAINSSVAIIEFDEHGTILNANQNFLDLTGYFKDEIQGESHRIFVNKDDKASDEYRQFWKDLAAGRSKTGEFSRLGKGGKVVWLAENYAPIKGRDGSINKVMLVAMDISKFKG
- a CDS encoding YfiR family protein, giving the protein MLKVGFSKWIITALLSLGAVVASAQSYQLHTVYIYSFIRYIQWPAPLNEGDFTIGVLGDSPIIEHLEKMAASKKAGARSIVIKKFNGTGDVSGTNILFISKSASEMLTEVKAKALSNNTLIISEKEGLGMEGSGINFVERNGKLAFELNKSSVDEAQLKVSSELSRLAIVI
- the msrB gene encoding peptide-methionine (R)-S-oxide reductase MsrB gives rise to the protein MVKKSSTDKIEKTDEEWKKELTDEEYYVLREKGTERAFTGDLWDNHEEGTYYCAACQTKLFSSKTKFESGTGWPSFYEPINEENVEIVKDTSFGMVREEVVCARCGGHLGHVFNDGPEPTGLRYCINSVSLDFEKDDK